One Manihot esculenta cultivar AM560-2 chromosome 6, M.esculenta_v8, whole genome shotgun sequence DNA segment encodes these proteins:
- the LOC110616523 gene encoding cytochrome P450 71A1 encodes MVEINRMAILSYLQQIVRELHRGVAELNPFLVSLLVILFLLFWRKLTGGGKHKKLPPSPPKLPIIGNLHQLGKLPHRSLHTLSKKYGPLMLLQFGHNKNLVVSSAEAAREMMKVHDIVFSNRPRITAANIFLYGCADIAFSPYGEYWRQVRKLGVIELLSLRRVQSFQFVREEEVAILLDEIRGACAAGASVDLSEMLLAISNNIASRCVIGRRADDEKFGKGKFAELSKRIMEQFAAFISIGDMFPLLRWMDNLTGLIPQMKSSFREMDAFLDKVIEEHRIMESDDQPHSAEKDFAHILLSLQKSCRLDFQLTPDHLKAILMDMFVGGTDTTSTTMEWVMAELLKDPKLMRKAQEEVRRIVGKKLNVDVADVDQMNYLKCIIKEALRLHPPAPLLVPRETSAKVELGGYEIPPKTTVHVNVLAIQTDPRIWERAEEFLPERFENNPVDFKGQDFQFIPFGGGRRGCPGIAFGMASAEFVIANLLYWFDWKLPDSGAAPENLDMTEVFGITVHKKIPLRVQPTLYHP; translated from the exons ATGGTGGAAATCAACCGAATGGCTATACTATCATACTTGCAGCAAATTGTGCGAGAACTGCATAGGGGAGTAGCAGAGCTCAATCCCTTTCTTGTCTCTCTTCTTGTCATTTTATTTCTTCTCTTTTGGCGTAAGCTTACTGGAGGTGGCAAACACAAGAAGCTACCTCCTTCCCCACCAAAGCTACCCATAATCGGCAACCTTCACCAGCTAGGTAAACTCCCCCATCGTTCTCTTCATACTCTCTCTAAGAAGTATGGCCCTCTAATGCTCTTGCAATTCGGGCACAATAAGAATCTCGTGGTTTCATCTGCAGAAGCAGCCAGAGAAATGATGAAAGTCCATGATATTGTATTCTCAAACCGACCTAGAATAACAGCTGCAAATATCTTCCTGTATGGGTGCGCCGACATCGCATTCTCTCCCTATGGAGAGTACTGGAGACAAGTTAGGAAGCTTGGTGTAATTGAGCTTCTAAGCCTTAGAAGGGTTCAATCGTTTCAGTTCGTAAGAGAAGAAGAAGTAGCAATTTTGTTGGACGAAATCCGTGGTGCATGTGCTGCAGGAGCTTCCGTTGATCTTAGTGAGATGTTGCTTGCTATTTCAAACAACATAGCTTCCAGATGTGTTATTGGGCGGAGGGCTGATGATGAGAAATTTGGTAAGGGCAAGTTTGCAGAGTTGTCGAAAAGGATCATGGAGCAATTTGCTGCTTTTATAAGTATTGGGGATATGTTTCCATTGTTGCGATGGATGGATAATCTTACTGGTTTAATTCCTCAGATGAAATCATCTTTCAGAGAGATGGATGCTTTTCTTGATAAGGTGATTGAAGAGCATAGAATTATGGAAAGTGATGATCAACCCCACTCTGCTGAGAAAGATTTTGCGCATATTCTCCTTTCTCTTCAGAAAAGTTGCAGGCTTGATTTTCAGCTCACTCCAGACCATCTGAAAGCAATTTTGATG GACATGTTCGTGGGAGGAACTGATACAACTTCAACTACCATGGAATGGGTGATGGCAGAGCTTCTAAAAGACCCAAAGTTGATGAGAAAAGCCCAAGAAGAGGTAAGGAGAATTGTGGGAAAGAAATTAAACGTCGACGTAGCCGATGTTGATCAAATGAACTATCTGAAATGTATAATAAAAGAGGCTCTAAGATTGCACCCTCCTGCTCCTCTACTGGTTCCAAGAGAAACATCAGCAAAGGTTGAATTGGGAGGCTATGAAATTCCTCCCAAGACAACAGTCCATGTGAACGTACTTGCCATCCAAACAGATCCCAGAATATGGGAAAGGGCGGAAGAGTTTTTACCAGAAAGATTTGAGAATAACCCAGTTGATTTCAAAGGCCAGGACTTCCAATTCATCCCATTTGGTGGTGGGAGAAGGGGTTGTCCGGGTATAGCTTTTGGGATGGCCTCGGCGGAATTTGTGATTGCCAACCTATTATATTGGTTTGACTGGAAGTTGCCTGATAGTGGTGCTGCTCCTGAGAATTTGGACATGACTGAAGTTTTCGGAATAACTGTTCATAAGAAAATTCCACTTCGTGTTCAACCTACGTTGTACCATCCTTGA
- the LOC110617622 gene encoding quinolinate synthase, chloroplastic, giving the protein MEFSATIPMNASSFYYSLFSVSPNNTPHRRLFSHKTQFPSFSFTSLNCVRPDSNSNSSNNPNVSRFSCSAVAFSHSPTTDLVAAKLRHLINEFQSLPESVDRVKRVLHYASLLPPFPDSSRVDSNRVMGCTARVWLDAQLDHYGKMRFLADSDSEITRGFCACLLSLLDGAAPEEVLSLKTEDLAVLNVGLPGGERSRANSWHNVLVSMQKRTKKLIAEREGKKPFDPFPSLIIASEVIQAKGSYAEAQARYLLPDESKVQELVNVLKEKKIGVVAHFYMDPEVQGVLTAAQKHWPHIHISDSLVMADSAVKMAKAGCKFITVLGVDFMSENVRAILDQAGFAGVGVYRMSKESIGCSLADAASSPSYMNYLEAASGSPHSLHVVYINTSLETKAYAHELVPTITCTSSNVVQTILQAFTQIPDLNVWYGPDSYMGANIAKLFQQMTMMTDEEIAEVHQAHNRDTIKALLPRLHYYQDGTCIVHHLFGYEVVDKIKEMYCDAFLTAHLEVPGEMFSLAMEAKRRGMGVVGSTQNILDFIKQKVQEALDRNVNDHLQFVLGTESGMITSIVAAVRHLLGSGKSSGEAKITVEIVFPVSSDSITRTSPNSSPGLKSANAGDFMLPVVPGVASGEGCSIHGGCASCPYMKMNSLNSLVKVCQHLPDEKSAIVAYEAERFKVQTPSGKSIAEVGCEPILHMRHFQTRKELPEKLVNDVLHLNSSRRPT; this is encoded by the exons ATGGAGTTCTCTGCTACCATCCCCATGAATGCCTCTTCTTTCTATTATTCTCTTTTCTCTGTCTCCCCAAACAATACGCCTCATCGTAGACTCTTTTCCCACAAAACCCaatttccttccttttcttttacttCCCTTAATTGCGTCCGCCCTGATTCCAACTCCAATTCTTCTAATAACCCTAATGTTTCTCGCTTTTCCTGCTCTGCTGTTGCTTTCTCTCACTCGCCCACCACTGACCTTGTGGCTGCTAAGCTGCGCCATCTTATAAACGAATTTCAATCCCTCCCGGAATCAGTCGACCGAGTGAAACGGGTCCTTCACTATGCATCTCTTCTCCCTCCTTTTCCGGACTCGTCCCGGGTGGATTCTAACCGGGTCATGGGATGCACGGCCCGAGTATGGCTCGATGCCCAGCTTGATCACTATGGAAAGATGAGATTTTTAGCTGACAGCGATTCAGAGATTACGCGAGGGTTCTGTGCTTGTTTGTTATCGTTGCTGGATGGGGCGGCACCTGAAGAGGTGCTGAGCTTGAAGACGGAGGATTTAGCGGTGTTGAACGTGGGGTTGCCTGGTGGCGAGAGGTCGAGAGCGAACTCTTGGCATAATGTGTTGGTGAGTATGCAGAAGAGGACGAAGAAATTGATAGCGGAAAGGGAGGGGAAGAAGCCTTTCGATCCATTTCCTTCATTGATTATCGCTTCAGAGGTTATTCAGGCCAAGGGAAGCTACGCTGAAGCCCAG GCAAGATATTTGTTACCAGATGAGTCCAAGGTCCAAGAACTTGTCAACGTGCTAAAGGAGAAGAAAATCGGTGTTGTTGCCCACTTTTACATGGACCCTGAAGTTCAAGGAGTCCTAACTGCTGCACAAAAGCATTGGCCTCACATTCACATATCTGATTCATTGGTCATGGCAGATAGTGCTGTAAAGATGGCTAAAGCCGGATGCAAATTCATAACGGTCTTGGGTGTAGATTTTATGTCAGAAAATGTGCGTGCAATCCTTGATCAAGCGGGCTTTGCAGGG GTTGGTGTCTATAGGATGTCAAAAGAGTCCATCGGCTGTTCTTTGGCAGATGCTGCTTCTAGCCCTTCTTATATGAATTATCTGGAGGCAGCTTCTGGGTCTCCACATTCTTTGCATGTTGTCTACATAAATACTTCACTTGAGACAAAAGCTTATGCTCATGAGCTTGTGCCTACGATCACCTGTACTTCGTCTAATGTTGTCCAAACTATCCTGCAG GCTTTCACCCAAATTCCAGATTTAAATGTGTGGTATGGGCCTGATTCATACATGGGTGCCAATATTGCAAAATTGTTTCAACAAATGACAATGATGACAGATGAGGAAATTGCTGAAGTACATCAAGCACATAATAGAGACACCATAAAAGCATTGCTACCTCGCTTGCATTATTATCAG GATGGGACATGTATTGTTCATCATCTTTTTGGATATGAAGTTGTGGATAAGATAAAGGAGATGTATTGTGATGCTTTCCTAACGGCTCACCTTGAGGTCCCTGGAGAAATGTTTTCCTTGGCAATGGAAGCAAAGAGGAGAGGAATGGGAGTAGTCGGTTCCACCCAAAACATATTAGATTTTATAAAGCAGAAAGTTCAAGAGGCACTAGATAGAAATGTGAACGATCATCTCCAATTTGTGTTAGGAACAGAATCAGGAATGATCACTTCAATTGTTGCAGCAGTTCGACATTTACTAGGTTCTGGAAAGTCATCTGGGGAAGCTAAGATTACCGTTGAAATTGTCTTTCCAGTCTCTTCAGACTCAATAACAAGAACATCACCAAATTCATCTCCAGGTCTAAAATCAGCGAATGCAGGGGACTTCATGTTACCTGTTGTACCAGGAGTTGCTAGTGGGGAGGGATGTTCTATTCATGGTGGCTGTGCTTCCTGTCCATACATGAAG ATGAACTCTCTTAATTCCCTTGTAAAAGTTTGTCAACATCTGCCTGATGAGAAAAGTGCCATTGTGGCATATGAGGCTGAGCGATTTAAAGTGCAAACTCCCAGCGGAAAATCAATTGCAGAAGTTGGATGTGAACCGATACTACACATGAGACACTTTCAG ACTAGAAAAGAACTACCGGAGAAGCTTGTAAATGATGTTCTTCACCTCAATAGCAGCAGAAGGCCAACATAA